The following proteins are encoded in a genomic region of Pseudomonas saponiphila:
- a CDS encoding patatin-like phospholipase family protein encodes MSQEKTALVLSGGGSLGAVQVGMLQALVERGLEFDLVVGASVGAINGAYFAARPDARGVAELADFWRGLRKGDVFPFSWLDSLMGLLRHRGCLLPSTALSRLVRRALPVALIEDSRLPLHIVTTNLLTGAQEVLSSGDTEQALLASAAIPLVFPWVRIGDKLLVDGGVASNTPIAAAVGLGATRVIVLPTGFGCACPAPPAGMLALALHTLNLLSMRQLVRDIELYAPRVAIHVVDPLCPLGVSVFDFNQTEALLQRAYRQTLDWVEQGGLQRRGVPDALQAHSHGPAPG; translated from the coding sequence ATGAGTCAGGAAAAAACCGCGCTGGTGCTTTCCGGAGGCGGCAGCCTCGGGGCGGTCCAGGTCGGCATGCTGCAAGCCCTGGTGGAGCGGGGGCTGGAGTTCGATCTGGTGGTGGGGGCCTCGGTGGGCGCCATCAATGGCGCCTACTTCGCCGCGCGGCCCGATGCCCGGGGCGTGGCCGAGCTGGCGGATTTTTGGCGTGGCTTGCGCAAGGGCGATGTGTTTCCGTTTTCCTGGCTCGACAGTCTGATGGGCCTGCTACGCCATCGCGGCTGCCTGCTGCCGTCCACGGCCCTGTCCCGGCTGGTGCGTCGGGCGTTGCCGGTGGCGCTTATCGAAGACAGTCGATTGCCGCTGCATATCGTCACCACCAACCTGCTGACGGGGGCCCAGGAAGTGCTGTCCAGTGGCGACACCGAGCAGGCGCTGCTGGCCAGCGCGGCGATTCCCCTGGTGTTTCCCTGGGTGCGCATCGGCGACAAGCTGCTGGTGGATGGCGGGGTCGCGAGCAATACGCCGATTGCCGCCGCGGTGGGCCTGGGGGCCACTCGGGTGATTGTCCTGCCCACCGGTTTCGGCTGCGCCTGCCCGGCGCCGCCGGCGGGGATGCTAGCCCTGGCCCTGCACACCTTGAACCTGTTGAGCATGCGCCAGCTGGTGCGCGACATCGAACTCTATGCGCCGCGGGTGGCGATCCATGTGGTCGACCCGCTGTGCCCGCTGGGGGTATCGGTGTTCGACTTCAACCAGACCGAAGCGCTGCTGCAGCGGGCGTACCGCCAGACCCTGGACTGGGTCGAGCAGGGTGGCCTGCAACGCCGGGGCGTGCCCGATGCCCTGCAGGCCCACAGCCATGGGCCGGCTCCGGGTTAG
- a CDS encoding MurR/RpiR family transcriptional regulator, whose translation MSRTDQPALAESTPESDLVSPPINAERLLQLITEEYESLPRQLKRIASYMSQQSDRIMVDRISDIARECEVHPSAIVRFSQRFGFSGFSEMQALFREAYTHKAMPVQNYQQRIRSMIANKSQKASGGDLARECINATLSGIERLGLELDDAAFEQAVELVVNADNIYVVGVRRSFAVADYLVYNLQHTNKRIHLVSGLGGSYREQMRSIRPNDLVIAISFTPYAKETQHCLRIAQHNQAQTLIITDSTLSPLAKRANSVLLVNEGSSFAFRSLSATLCLCQALFIAVAYRLELKMDEIHEQAGFDD comes from the coding sequence ATGTCCCGCACCGATCAGCCGGCCCTGGCCGAGAGCACGCCCGAGAGCGACCTCGTCAGCCCCCCGATCAATGCCGAGCGCCTGCTGCAACTGATCACCGAGGAATACGAGAGCCTGCCCCGCCAGCTCAAGCGCATTGCCAGCTACATGAGCCAGCAGAGCGACCGGATCATGGTCGACCGCATCAGCGACATCGCCCGGGAATGCGAGGTCCATCCTTCGGCCATCGTGCGCTTTTCCCAGCGTTTCGGCTTCAGCGGCTTCAGTGAAATGCAGGCGCTGTTTCGCGAGGCCTACACCCACAAGGCCATGCCGGTGCAGAACTACCAGCAGCGCATCCGCAGCATGATCGCCAACAAGTCGCAGAAGGCCAGCGGCGGCGATCTGGCTCGGGAATGCATCAACGCCACGCTCTCGGGAATCGAGCGCCTGGGCCTGGAGCTGGACGACGCGGCCTTCGAGCAGGCCGTGGAACTGGTGGTCAATGCCGACAACATCTACGTGGTGGGGGTGCGCCGCTCCTTCGCCGTGGCCGACTACCTGGTGTACAACCTGCAGCACACCAACAAGCGCATTCACCTGGTGTCGGGCCTGGGCGGCAGCTACCGCGAGCAGATGCGCAGCATCCGCCCCAACGACCTGGTGATCGCCATCAGCTTCACCCCCTACGCCAAGGAAACCCAGCACTGCCTGCGCATTGCCCAGCACAACCAGGCCCAGACCCTGATCATCACCGACAGCACCCTGTCGCCCCTGGCCAAGCGCGCCAACAGCGTGCTGCTGGTCAACGAAGGCAGCTCGTTCGCCTTCCGCTCACTGAGCGCCACCCTGTGCCTGTGCCAGGCGCTGTTCATCGCCGTGGCCTATCGCCTGGAACTGAAGATGGACGAGATTCACGAACAGGCCGGCTTCGACGACTAA
- a CDS encoding TIM barrel protein, giving the protein MSQPLRFALNRMVAPGLSLPEFIDLAHALKVDAIELRNDLAGVEIEDGTPPERVRQLCAAEGLKVLSINALYPFDVWNDERRRQALKLAAYARACGAEGLVLCPLHDPADLRSEAQRSSGLRTALGELAPILREHGLLGLIEPLGFVQCALRHKRTAVAAIRAIGGLDVLRLVHDTFHHHLAGEDEFFPELTGLVHISGVEDRQAPLDSIRDGHRVLVGEADILGNAQQIDALRSGGYRGYLSFEPFAESVHGLADIRQALGASMTHLQQSLA; this is encoded by the coding sequence ATGAGCCAACCCCTGCGCTTCGCCTTGAATCGTATGGTTGCACCGGGTTTGTCATTACCGGAGTTCATCGACCTGGCGCACGCGCTGAAGGTCGATGCCATTGAGCTGCGCAATGACCTTGCGGGCGTGGAGATCGAGGACGGCACGCCGCCCGAGCGGGTCCGCCAGTTGTGCGCGGCCGAAGGGCTCAAGGTGTTGTCGATCAACGCCCTGTACCCCTTCGATGTGTGGAACGACGAGCGACGCCGGCAGGCCCTGAAGCTGGCCGCCTATGCCCGTGCCTGCGGCGCCGAGGGGCTGGTGCTGTGCCCGCTCCATGACCCTGCCGACCTGCGCAGCGAGGCCCAGCGCAGCAGCGGTTTGCGCACGGCCCTGGGCGAACTGGCGCCGATCCTTCGCGAGCACGGCCTGCTGGGGTTGATCGAGCCCCTGGGCTTTGTGCAGTGCGCGCTGCGCCACAAGCGCACGGCGGTGGCGGCGATTCGTGCCATTGGCGGCCTGGATGTGTTGCGCCTGGTGCACGACACCTTCCACCACCACTTGGCCGGGGAGGATGAGTTCTTCCCCGAGCTGACCGGGCTGGTGCACATCTCCGGTGTCGAGGATCGCCAGGCGCCGCTCGACAGCATTCGCGACGGCCACCGGGTGCTGGTGGGCGAGGCGGACATCCTTGGCAATGCGCAGCAGATCGATGCCTTGCGCAGCGGCGGCTACCGCGGCTACCTGTCGTTCGAACCCTTTGCCGAGAGCGTGCACGGGCTGGCGGACATTCGGCAGGCGCTGGGGGCGAGCATGACCCACCTGCAACAATCCCTGGCCTGA
- a CDS encoding DHH family phosphoesterase codes for MIIVTAGAAYLDIDAYAGCIAYAELLNLSGRPARALSSAPLNESIPQGFRDSLKGLDRHVPEGADQFVLVDISNHLHLDPLVDLARVIEVIDHHPGFEAFWDERLGKYADIRPIGAACTQVYERWRDSGLLPRISHDSAQLLAAGILDNTLNFSGRSWTTADRQAYAALAAHAGLGPQWPEAYFQQCQQQIEAQLPQALLKDLKVLEASSNLPRRFAQLTLWQGEGLLARQRHLIEQVLGQWGDDWLLNLISLSEGKSYLLTGSPGSARKLERLLECSARDGVHCLARPILRKELLRKGLALQAVP; via the coding sequence ATGATCATTGTCACCGCCGGCGCGGCCTATCTGGATATCGACGCCTACGCCGGCTGCATCGCCTACGCCGAATTGCTCAACCTCAGCGGCCGCCCGGCCCGGGCCCTGAGCAGCGCGCCGCTGAACGAGAGCATTCCCCAAGGCTTCAGGGACAGCCTCAAGGGCCTGGACCGCCACGTCCCCGAGGGCGCCGATCAGTTCGTCCTGGTGGACATTTCCAATCACCTGCACCTGGACCCGTTGGTGGATCTCGCGCGGGTGATCGAAGTCATCGACCATCACCCGGGGTTCGAGGCGTTCTGGGACGAGCGCCTGGGCAAATACGCGGATATCCGTCCGATCGGCGCCGCCTGCACCCAGGTCTATGAGCGCTGGCGCGATTCCGGCCTGCTGCCGCGGATCAGCCACGACAGCGCGCAATTGCTGGCGGCGGGCATCCTCGACAACACCCTTAACTTCAGCGGCCGCAGCTGGACCACGGCCGACCGCCAGGCCTATGCCGCCCTGGCCGCCCATGCTGGCCTGGGGCCGCAGTGGCCCGAGGCGTATTTCCAGCAGTGCCAGCAGCAGATCGAAGCGCAGTTGCCCCAGGCCCTGCTCAAGGATTTGAAGGTGCTCGAAGCGTCCAGCAACCTGCCGCGGCGCTTTGCCCAGTTGACGCTGTGGCAGGGCGAGGGCCTGCTGGCGCGCCAGCGCCACCTGATCGAGCAGGTGCTGGGGCAGTGGGGCGATGACTGGCTGCTGAACCTGATCAGCCTCAGCGAGGGCAAAAGCTACCTGCTGACCGGTAGCCCGGGCAGTGCCCGCAAGCTTGAGCGGCTGCTAGAGTGCAGCGCCCGGGACGGCGTGCATTGCCTGGCTCGGCCGATCCTGCGCAAGGAGCTGCTGCGCAAGGGCCTGGCTTTGCAGGCGGTGCCCTGA
- a CDS encoding CoA-acylating methylmalonate-semialdehyde dehydrogenase has product MSDTPVIGHYIGGQAQDAGERFSPVFNPATGAVQARVALAGQKTVDEAVASALKAFPGWSEQSALRRARVMFKFKELLDRHHAELAQIITREHGKVLADAMGEVTRGIEIVEYACGAPSLLKTDFSDNIGGGIDNWNLRQPLGVCAGVTPFNFPVMVPLWMIPIALIAGNCFILKPSERDPSASLLLARLLTEAGLPKGVFNVVQGDKSAVDGLLQHPHIEAISFVGSTPIAQYIHQQASARGKRVQALGGAKNHMIVMPDADLEQAADALIGAAYGSAGERCMAISIAVAVGEVADELIARLLPRIDRLKVGNGLEGDSDMGPLVTAEHQARVEGFIGQGVAQGAQLLVDGRGFKVPGAEQGFFVGATLFDQVTPEMSIYREEIFGPVLGIVRVPDFASAVALINAHEFGNGVSCFTRDGGVARAFARSIKVGMVGINVPIPVPMAWHSFGGWKRSLFGDHHAYGEEGLRFYSRYKSVMQRWPESIAKGPEFSMPTAK; this is encoded by the coding sequence ATGAGCGACACCCCGGTAATAGGTCATTACATCGGCGGCCAGGCGCAGGACGCCGGCGAGCGTTTCAGCCCGGTGTTCAACCCGGCCACGGGTGCGGTCCAGGCTCGCGTGGCGCTGGCCGGCCAAAAGACCGTGGACGAGGCCGTGGCCTCGGCGCTGAAGGCTTTCCCGGGCTGGTCCGAACAGTCCGCCCTGCGCCGCGCGCGGGTGATGTTCAAGTTCAAGGAACTGCTGGACCGGCACCACGCGGAGCTGGCGCAGATCATCACCCGCGAGCATGGCAAGGTGCTGGCCGACGCCATGGGCGAGGTGACCCGTGGCATCGAGATCGTCGAGTACGCCTGCGGCGCGCCGAGCCTGCTGAAAACCGATTTCAGCGACAACATCGGCGGCGGCATCGATAACTGGAACCTGCGCCAGCCCCTGGGGGTGTGCGCCGGGGTCACGCCGTTCAACTTCCCGGTGATGGTGCCGCTGTGGATGATCCCCATCGCCCTGATTGCCGGTAACTGCTTCATCCTCAAGCCGTCCGAGCGCGACCCGTCCGCCAGCCTGCTACTGGCGCGCCTGCTGACTGAAGCCGGCTTGCCCAAGGGTGTGTTCAACGTGGTCCAGGGCGACAAGAGCGCGGTCGACGGCTTGCTCCAGCACCCGCACATCGAGGCGATTTCCTTTGTCGGTTCGACGCCGATCGCCCAGTACATCCACCAGCAGGCCAGCGCCCGGGGCAAGCGCGTGCAGGCCCTGGGCGGGGCCAAGAACCACATGATCGTGATGCCCGACGCCGACCTGGAGCAGGCCGCCGATGCGCTGATCGGCGCGGCCTACGGCTCGGCCGGCGAACGCTGCATGGCGATTTCCATCGCCGTGGCCGTGGGCGAGGTGGCCGATGAATTGATCGCCAGGCTGCTGCCGCGCATCGACCGGCTCAAGGTCGGCAACGGCCTGGAGGGCGACAGCGACATGGGGCCGCTGGTGACCGCCGAGCACCAGGCCCGGGTTGAAGGCTTTATCGGCCAGGGCGTGGCCCAGGGCGCGCAGTTGCTGGTGGACGGACGCGGCTTCAAGGTGCCGGGGGCGGAGCAGGGCTTTTTTGTCGGCGCCACGCTGTTCGATCAGGTCACCCCCGAGATGAGCATCTACCGGGAGGAAATCTTCGGGCCGGTGCTGGGTATCGTGCGGGTGCCCGACTTTGCCAGCGCGGTGGCGCTGATCAACGCCCACGAGTTCGGCAACGGCGTGTCCTGCTTCACCCGCGACGGCGGCGTGGCCCGGGCCTTTGCCCGCAGCATCAAGGTCGGCATGGTGGGCATCAACGTGCCGATTCCGGTGCCCATGGCCTGGCATTCCTTCGGTGGCTGGAAACGTTCGCTGTTCGGCGACCACCATGCCTACGGCGAGGAGGGCCTGCGTTTCTACAGCCGCTACAAGAGCGTGATGCAGCGCTGGCCCGAGAGCATCGCCAAGGGGCCGGAATTCAGCATGCCGACCGCCAAGTAA
- a CDS encoding bifunctional 5-dehydro-2-deoxygluconokinase/5-dehydro-2-deoxyphosphogluconate aldolase, which translates to MGQTRFASGRQLDLICLGRLGVDLYAQQVGARLEDVASFAKYLGGSSANIAFGTARLGLKSAMLSRVGDDHMGRFLLESLEREGCDVSAVKVDPQRLTALVLLGLKDRETFPLVFYRENCADMALCAADIDEAFIASSKALLITGTHFSTDGVYRASLQALDYAEKHGVKRVLDIDYRPVLWGLAGKADGETRFVADQQVSQHVQGILGRFELIVGTEEEFLIAGGSDDLLTALRTVRALSAATLVVKLGPQGCTVIHGAIPPRLEDAAIHPGVRVEVLNVLGAGDAFMSGFLSCWLEEASDERCCQLANACGGLVVSRHACAPAMPTRAELDYLFSSPVPITRPDQDPVLQRLHQVSVPRKAWKPLFVFAFDHRGQLVELAQHSGRELKAIGQLKQLFIEAVERVEADLRRRGIEADVGLLADQRFGQEALNAATGRGWWVARPVEVQGSRPLAFEHGRSVGSNLIAWPQEQIIKCLVQFHPDDEPLLRLEQEAQIRGLYQASQASGHELLLEIIPPKDLPGAHPEVLYRSLKRLYNLGIYPAWWKIEAQSAEEWKKLDELIQERDPYCRGVVLLGLNASAEALAEGFRQAADSRTCRGFAVGRTIFQEPSRAWLAREIDDETLIRQVQGTFEQLINAWRSARPQ; encoded by the coding sequence ATGGGCCAGACTCGTTTTGCCAGTGGGCGTCAATTGGATCTGATTTGCCTCGGACGCCTGGGCGTCGACCTCTATGCGCAGCAGGTCGGGGCGCGGCTGGAAGACGTCGCCAGCTTTGCCAAGTACCTGGGCGGCTCGTCGGCGAACATCGCCTTCGGCACCGCGCGCCTGGGCCTCAAGTCGGCGATGCTGAGCCGGGTCGGCGACGATCACATGGGGCGCTTCCTGCTGGAATCGCTGGAGCGCGAAGGCTGCGACGTCAGCGCCGTCAAGGTCGATCCGCAGCGCCTCACCGCCCTGGTCCTGCTGGGCCTCAAGGACCGCGAAACCTTCCCCCTGGTGTTCTACCGCGAGAACTGCGCGGACATGGCGCTGTGCGCCGCCGACATCGACGAAGCCTTCATTGCCTCCAGCAAGGCGCTATTGATCACCGGCACCCATTTCTCCACCGACGGCGTCTACCGGGCCAGCCTGCAGGCCCTGGACTACGCCGAAAAGCACGGGGTCAAGCGGGTCCTGGACATTGACTACCGGCCGGTGCTCTGGGGCCTGGCGGGCAAGGCCGACGGCGAGACGCGGTTCGTTGCCGACCAGCAGGTCAGCCAGCATGTGCAGGGCATCCTGGGGCGTTTCGAGCTGATCGTCGGCACCGAGGAGGAGTTCCTGATTGCCGGTGGCAGCGACGACCTGCTGACGGCCCTGCGCACCGTGCGCGCCCTGAGCGCCGCGACCCTGGTGGTCAAGCTCGGCCCGCAGGGTTGCACGGTGATTCACGGGGCGATTCCCCCGCGCCTGGAAGACGCGGCGATCCACCCCGGGGTGCGCGTGGAAGTGCTCAACGTGCTGGGCGCCGGCGATGCCTTCATGTCCGGCTTCCTCAGTTGCTGGCTGGAAGAGGCCAGCGACGAGCGCTGCTGCCAGCTGGCCAACGCTTGCGGCGGGCTGGTGGTGTCGCGCCATGCCTGCGCCCCGGCGATGCCGACCCGGGCCGAACTGGACTACCTGTTCAGCAGCCCGGTGCCCATCACCCGTCCCGATCAGGACCCGGTCCTGCAGCGCCTGCATCAGGTCAGCGTGCCGCGCAAGGCCTGGAAGCCACTGTTCGTCTTCGCTTTCGACCACCGTGGGCAACTGGTGGAACTGGCGCAGCACAGCGGTCGCGAGCTCAAGGCCATCGGTCAGCTCAAGCAACTCTTCATCGAAGCGGTGGAGCGGGTCGAAGCCGACCTGCGGCGCCGGGGCATCGAGGCCGATGTCGGCCTGCTGGCCGACCAGCGCTTCGGCCAGGAGGCGCTGAATGCCGCCACCGGGCGCGGCTGGTGGGTGGCGCGGCCGGTGGAGGTCCAGGGCTCGCGGCCCCTGGCCTTCGAGCACGGGCGCTCGGTGGGCAGCAACCTGATCGCCTGGCCCCAGGAGCAGATCATCAAATGCCTGGTGCAATTCCACCCGGACGACGAACCCCTGCTGCGCCTGGAGCAGGAAGCGCAGATCCGTGGCCTGTACCAGGCGTCCCAGGCCAGCGGACATGAACTGCTGCTGGAAATCATCCCGCCCAAGGACCTGCCCGGGGCCCATCCCGAGGTGCTCTACCGTAGCCTCAAGCGCCTGTACAACCTGGGCATCTACCCCGCGTGGTGGAAGATCGAGGCGCAGTCGGCCGAGGAATGGAAAAAGCTCGACGAGCTGATCCAGGAGCGCGACCCGTATTGCCGTGGCGTGGTGCTGCTGGGCCTGAATGCCTCGGCCGAAGCCCTCGCCGAAGGCTTCCGCCAAGCGGCGGACAGCCGCACCTGTCGGGGGTTTGCCGTGGGCCGCACGATTTTCCAGGAACCCAGCCGAGCGTGGCTGGCGCGGGAGATCGACGACGAAACCCTGATCCGGCAGGTGCAGGGCACCTTCGAACAACTGATCAACGCCTGGCGCAGCGCCCGCCCCCAGTAG
- the iolB gene encoding 5-deoxy-glucuronate isomerase, giving the protein MSLLIKSAAQGRTLVQLPEGALEYVGFSAYRLSLGDSLPVSAGDQELCLVLLSGRIDVQGQAPQGALQWNNLGDRQSVFEDKAPFAVYLPPGSQARVSALSDVQIAVCAAPGALEGGPGPRLIRPEQCKRSVRGKGANTRYVCDILPDSEPAHSLLVVEVRTPSGHSSSYPPHKHDTDDLPHQSFLEETYFHQVHPPQGFVFQRVYTDDRSIDQAMAVENSDLVVVPKGYHPVSVPYGYESYYLNVMAGPKRVWQFHNDPQHSWLLDL; this is encoded by the coding sequence ATGAGCCTGTTGATCAAAAGCGCTGCTCAGGGCCGGACCCTGGTCCAATTGCCAGAGGGCGCCCTGGAATACGTGGGCTTCAGTGCCTACCGCCTGAGCCTGGGAGACAGCCTGCCGGTCAGCGCCGGCGACCAGGAGTTGTGCCTGGTGCTGCTCAGCGGCCGCATCGATGTGCAAGGCCAAGCACCCCAGGGTGCCTTGCAGTGGAACAACCTGGGGGACCGGCAATCGGTGTTCGAGGACAAAGCGCCCTTTGCCGTCTATCTGCCGCCGGGCAGCCAGGCCCGGGTCAGCGCCTTGAGCGACGTGCAGATCGCGGTCTGCGCCGCCCCGGGCGCCCTTGAGGGCGGTCCCGGCCCGCGGCTGATCCGCCCGGAACAGTGCAAGCGCAGCGTGCGCGGCAAGGGCGCCAATACCCGTTATGTCTGCGACATCCTGCCCGACAGCGAGCCGGCCCATTCGCTGCTGGTGGTGGAGGTGCGCACGCCGTCCGGGCATTCCTCCAGCTACCCGCCACACAAGCACGACACCGATGACCTGCCGCACCAGAGCTTTCTGGAGGAAACCTATTTCCACCAGGTCCATCCGCCCCAGGGCTTCGTCTTCCAGCGGGTCTACACCGACGACCGCAGCATCGACCAGGCCATGGCCGTGGAGAACAGCGACCTGGTGGTGGTGCCCAAGGGCTATCACCCGGTCAGCGTGCCTTACGGCTATGAGTCCTATTACTTGAACGTCATGGCCGGGCCCAAGCGGGTCTGGCAGTTCCATAACGACCCGCAGCACAGCTGGCTGCTGGATCTCTGA
- the iolE gene encoding myo-inosose-2 dehydratase produces the protein MPAIRIGINPISWSNDDLPALGGETPLDTALSEGRDIGYEGFELNGKFPKDAQGVAAVLRPYDLALVSGWYSGRLAQRSAAEEIDAIASHVELLKHNGASVLVYGEVADSIQGSPVRLVERPRFHRAQAWQDYADKLTELARFTLSQGVRLAYHHHMGAYVESPADIDQLMGLSGEEVGLLFDSGHCYMGGGEPLEVLRKHVHRVCHVHFKDVRKPVVQLARNNLWSFPDCIVNGTFTVPGDGDLDFAALLDVLLDVGYQGWLVVEAEQDPAVAPSYVYAKKGYDTLRALLDAAVQRRSTAQ, from the coding sequence ATGCCCGCGATCCGAATTGGCATCAACCCGATCTCCTGGAGCAACGACGACCTGCCGGCCCTGGGTGGTGAAACGCCCCTGGACACCGCCCTCAGTGAAGGCCGGGACATCGGTTATGAAGGTTTTGAACTCAACGGCAAATTCCCCAAGGACGCCCAGGGCGTGGCGGCGGTGTTGCGCCCCTATGACCTGGCGCTGGTGTCGGGCTGGTACTCCGGGCGCCTGGCCCAGCGTTCGGCGGCCGAGGAAATCGACGCCATCGCCAGCCATGTCGAGCTGCTCAAGCACAATGGCGCCTCGGTGCTGGTGTACGGCGAAGTGGCCGACTCGATCCAGGGCTCGCCGGTGCGGCTGGTCGAGCGGCCGCGGTTCCATCGTGCCCAGGCCTGGCAGGACTATGCCGACAAGCTCACTGAGCTGGCACGTTTCACCCTGTCCCAGGGCGTGCGCCTGGCCTACCACCACCACATGGGCGCCTACGTCGAATCCCCGGCGGACATCGACCAACTGATGGGCCTGAGCGGCGAGGAAGTCGGCCTGCTGTTCGATTCGGGCCACTGCTACATGGGCGGTGGCGAACCCCTGGAGGTGCTGCGCAAGCATGTGCACCGGGTCTGCCACGTGCATTTCAAGGATGTGCGCAAGCCGGTGGTGCAACTGGCGCGCAACAACTTGTGGAGCTTTCCGGACTGCATCGTCAACGGCACCTTCACCGTGCCCGGCGATGGCGACCTCGACTTTGCCGCCTTGCTCGACGTGCTGCTGGACGTGGGCTACCAGGGCTGGCTGGTGGTGGAAGCCGAGCAGGACCCGGCCGTGGCGCCGAGCTACGTCTACGCGAAAAAAGGCTACGACACCTTGCGGGCACTGCTGGACGCCGCTGTGCAACGCCGGAGCACTGCCCAATGA
- a CDS encoding PLP-dependent aminotransferase family protein has translation MSRGKHPVPLDLPLPSLDETLGKQDSAYGALRQAILEKRLPAGCRLPSTRTLAQRWGLSRGTLEVVFDRLRSEGYVSRASGSGTRVCAVVPDLYLSAPAAAAAPCAAADLEPSCPPLGVRAGQPFVARLADPALFPLQRWTRSLTRALGSASAQSLCDADPGGLPALRQQIAEYLGQHRGIACHAGQVMITTGIRHGLDLLARSLLRPGDKVCLEDPGYLSARDLFALAGARLVPIPLEDEGIDTERLQEHRDARMVYVTPAHQAPLGMTLPVSRRLALLDWARHSQAWVVEDDYDSEFNYQGAPLAALKSLDRDDRVIYCGSFNKTLFAGLRVGFMLLPEALRPRLLATLQSTGRSVGVIEQLALADYIASGAFLRNLRAARQAYQERRDLLLAILAREAPGCYRISGQQAGLHLLLELPPGSDEAGFRQRAAEQGLLLQGLAEHCQRARRPAAVIIGYAALSLAQIRFSGSRLAALLVAEARQAQGQAQEH, from the coding sequence ATGAGCCGTGGAAAGCACCCCGTGCCCCTCGACCTGCCCTTGCCGTCCCTGGATGAAACCCTGGGCAAGCAGGACAGCGCCTACGGCGCGTTGCGCCAGGCGATCCTGGAAAAACGCCTGCCGGCCGGCTGCCGCTTGCCCTCCACGCGCACCCTGGCCCAGCGCTGGGGCCTGTCCCGGGGCACCCTGGAAGTGGTCTTCGACCGCCTGCGCAGCGAAGGCTACGTGAGCCGTGCCAGTGGTTCCGGGACCCGGGTCTGCGCGGTGGTGCCGGACCTCTACCTGAGCGCCCCGGCAGCGGCTGCGGCGCCGTGCGCCGCCGCTGACCTTGAACCGTCATGCCCGCCGCTCGGCGTGCGCGCTGGCCAGCCGTTCGTGGCGCGGCTGGCCGACCCGGCGCTGTTTCCCCTGCAGCGCTGGACCCGCTCGTTGACTCGGGCCCTGGGCAGTGCCTCGGCGCAGTCGCTGTGTGATGCCGACCCCGGCGGCCTGCCGGCGCTGCGTCAGCAGATCGCCGAGTACCTGGGGCAGCACCGGGGCATCGCCTGCCATGCCGGGCAAGTGATGATCACCACCGGCATCCGCCATGGCCTCGATCTGCTGGCCCGCAGCCTGCTGCGCCCGGGTGACAAGGTGTGCCTGGAAGACCCCGGCTACCTCTCGGCCAGGGACCTGTTCGCCCTGGCCGGGGCGCGCCTGGTGCCGATCCCGCTGGAGGACGAGGGCATCGACACCGAGCGCCTGCAAGAGCACCGCGATGCGCGCATGGTCTACGTGACCCCGGCCCACCAGGCGCCCCTGGGCATGACCCTGCCGGTGTCGCGGCGCCTGGCCCTGCTGGACTGGGCGCGGCACAGCCAGGCCTGGGTGGTGGAGGACGACTACGACAGCGAATTCAACTACCAGGGTGCGCCCCTGGCGGCTCTCAAGTCCCTGGACCGGGACGACCGGGTGATCTACTGCGGCAGCTTCAACAAGACCCTGTTCGCCGGCTTGCGGGTAGGCTTCATGCTGCTGCCGGAGGCCCTGCGCCCGCGCTTGCTGGCGACCCTGCAGAGCACCGGACGCTCCGTCGGGGTGATCGAGCAACTGGCCCTGGCCGACTACATCGCCAGCGGCGCCTTCCTGCGCAACCTGCGGGCGGCGCGTCAGGCCTATCAGGAGCGCCGCGACCTGCTGCTGGCGATTCTCGCTCGGGAGGCGCCCGGCTGTTACCGCATCAGTGGCCAGCAGGCCGGGCTGCATCTGCTGCTGGAGTTGCCGCCGGGCAGCGACGAGGCGGGCTTTCGCCAGCGCGCCGCAGAGCAGGGCCTGCTGCTGCAGGGGCTGGCCGAGCATTGCCAGAGGGCGCGTCGGCCGGCGGCGGTGATCATCGGCTACGCGGCCCTGAGCCTGGCGCAGATCCGTTTCAGCGGATCACGGTTGGCGGCGCTGCTGGTGGCCGAGGCGCGGCAAGCGCAAGGCCAAGCGCAAGAGCACTGA